A genomic window from Fibrobacterota bacterium includes:
- a CDS encoding phospholipase — MKSPFFRSLPIALVCASVALAQTWTLQVGGVDRTALVYAPKDLATNRPLFISMHGMSGDGAMQKMMAKVEAIADTAKFLLVYPNGLEKKWDISGTTDIDFLLKIIDSAATRYGIDRTRVYTSGFSMGGMMSYHMACKQPDKVAAIGPVAGYALGGQYNCAKTRPVPIIHIHGDLDTIVGFAGLRPFLLKKGTEYGCPTVSDTTKPYPVSKPTSKVTKEHWGPCDKSGKKSEITFMTVADMSHNYTTGPHINMSEEIWNFVKQYSTGESGVWTRPRADFRAASARLAGGALQVESGSPIQRIRVLDSWGRILTSWDAGQAPTSSISLSLGRERRGILLVEVATHTTRTTWTLAAP; from the coding sequence ATGAAGTCCCCATTTTTCCGATCCCTACCGATCGCCCTGGTCTGCGCTTCGGTTGCGCTCGCCCAGACCTGGACCTTGCAGGTTGGCGGTGTGGACCGCACCGCCCTCGTCTACGCCCCCAAGGATCTGGCGACCAACCGTCCCCTGTTCATCTCCATGCACGGCATGAGCGGCGACGGGGCCATGCAGAAGATGATGGCCAAGGTGGAGGCCATCGCCGACACCGCCAAATTCCTGCTGGTGTACCCCAACGGCCTGGAAAAGAAATGGGACATCAGCGGCACCACCGACATCGATTTCCTTCTGAAGATCATCGATTCGGCCGCCACGCGCTACGGGATCGACCGCACCCGCGTGTACACTTCCGGGTTCTCGATGGGCGGCATGATGAGCTACCACATGGCCTGCAAGCAGCCGGACAAGGTGGCGGCCATCGGGCCGGTGGCGGGCTATGCGCTGGGCGGTCAGTACAACTGCGCCAAGACCCGTCCGGTGCCCATCATCCACATCCACGGCGATCTGGACACCATCGTGGGATTCGCCGGGCTGAGACCGTTCTTGCTCAAGAAGGGCACCGAATACGGTTGTCCCACCGTCTCCGATACCACCAAGCCCTATCCCGTCTCCAAGCCCACCTCCAAGGTCACCAAGGAGCACTGGGGGCCTTGCGACAAGAGCGGCAAAAAAAGCGAAATCACCTTCATGACCGTCGCCGACATGTCGCACAACTACACCACAGGCCCGCACATCAACATGTCCGAAGAGATCTGGAACTTCGTGAAGCAATATTCCACCGGAGAGTCCGGCGTCTGGACGCGTCCTCGAGCGGATTTCAGGGCCGCATCCGCGCGTCTTGCCGGGGGAGCGCTCCAGGTGGAATCCGGGTCTCCCATCCAGCGGATCCGGGTGCTGGATTCCTGGGGACGGATTTTGACATCGTGGGATGCGGGCCAGGCTCCGACTTCCAGCATTTCCCTTTCGCTGGGTCGGGAGCGAAGGGGGATCCTGCTGGTGGAAGTGGCTACCCACACGACCAGGACCACCTGGACCTTGGCTGCGCCCTGA